The Sagittula sp. P11 genome window below encodes:
- a CDS encoding DUF1636 domain-containing protein: MSSEAELLVCVKCRRGQEIPADDRRPGQALYDALAARPLPAGLRLTPVECLQNCDAGCTVALRGGDRWTYVFGNVDEVSHPDMLLDGAARYHATGDGLIPWRERPEHFKRNCVARIPPLTPNTPLEAD; this comes from the coding sequence ATGTCATCGGAAGCCGAACTTCTGGTCTGCGTGAAGTGCCGCCGGGGGCAGGAGATCCCCGCCGACGACCGCCGGCCCGGCCAGGCGCTCTACGACGCGCTGGCCGCCCGGCCCTTGCCCGCGGGCCTGCGCCTGACCCCCGTCGAATGCCTGCAGAACTGCGACGCGGGCTGCACCGTCGCCCTGCGCGGCGGCGACCGCTGGACCTATGTGTTCGGGAATGTCGACGAGGTGTCGCATCCGGACATGCTGCTCGACGGCGCGGCGCGCTATCACGCGACCGGCGACGGGCTGATCCCGTGGCGCGAGCGGCCCGAACACTTCAAGCGCAACTGCGTGGCGCGCATCCCGCCCCTGACCCCGAACACCCCACTGGAGGCCGACTGA
- the cobO gene encoding cob(I)yrinic acid a,c-diamide adenosyltransferase: protein MSEDENARHTEKMKKIKAARDRMMATKTEEKGLIIVHTGTGKGKSSSGFGMIMRCIAHGMPCAVVQFIKGAWPTGEGTFLRERFAAECRFFVSGEGFTWETQDRERDIAAAQNGWEIAKAQILDPEVQFVLLDEINIALRYDYLDIDEVVGFLLEQKPPMTHVCLTGRNAKPELIEAADLVTDMTLVKHPFREGVKAQKGVEF from the coding sequence ATGAGCGAAGACGAGAACGCCCGCCACACCGAAAAGATGAAGAAGATCAAGGCGGCCCGCGACCGGATGATGGCGACCAAGACGGAGGAGAAGGGCCTGATCATCGTTCACACCGGCACCGGCAAGGGCAAGTCGTCCTCCGGATTCGGGATGATCATGCGCTGCATCGCCCACGGCATGCCCTGCGCGGTGGTGCAGTTCATCAAGGGCGCCTGGCCCACGGGCGAAGGCACGTTCCTGCGCGAACGCTTCGCGGCGGAATGCCGGTTCTTCGTGTCGGGCGAGGGTTTCACCTGGGAGACGCAGGACCGCGAGCGCGACATCGCGGCGGCGCAGAACGGCTGGGAGATCGCCAAGGCGCAGATTCTCGACCCGGAGGTGCAGTTCGTGCTGCTCGACGAGATCAACATCGCGCTGCGCTACGACTACCTCGACATCGACGAGGTGGTGGGGTTCCTGCTGGAGCAGAAGCCGCCGATGACCCACGTCTGCCTGACCGGGCGCAACGCCAAGCCCGAACTGATCGAGGCGGCGGACCTCGTCACCGACATGACGCTGGTCAAGCACCCGTTCCGCGAGGGGGTGAAGGCGCAGAAGGGTGTCGAGTTCTGA
- the cobI gene encoding precorrin-2 C(20)-methyltransferase: MTAQHGTLYGVGLGPGAADLMTVRADRLIANARHVAYFRKAGRNGHALTIAGPLLPKDAIHFPMEYPVTTEIPLQDPRYNETLSEFYAQVTMHLRQLLLSGEDVVVLCEGDPFFYGSFMHLYERLKDTVRVEVVPAVTGMSAAWTASGAPITWGDDVLTVLMGTLPSETLIQRMTDADAIVVMKIGRNIGKIRHALREAGKYDRAWLVEYAAQEGQTVQRLSEAEDRVTPYFSIVLVHGQGRRP, encoded by the coding sequence ATGACCGCGCAGCACGGCACCCTCTACGGCGTGGGCCTGGGCCCCGGCGCCGCGGACCTGATGACGGTGCGCGCCGACCGGCTCATCGCGAACGCCCGCCACGTCGCCTACTTCCGCAAGGCCGGGCGCAACGGCCACGCGCTGACCATCGCCGGGCCGCTCCTGCCGAAGGACGCGATCCACTTCCCGATGGAATACCCCGTAACCACCGAGATCCCCCTCCAGGACCCGCGCTACAACGAGACCCTGTCGGAGTTCTACGCGCAGGTGACCATGCACCTCCGCCAGCTCCTCCTCTCGGGCGAGGACGTGGTGGTGCTCTGCGAGGGCGACCCGTTCTTCTACGGCTCCTTCATGCACCTCTACGAACGGCTGAAGGACACCGTCCGGGTCGAGGTCGTGCCCGCCGTCACCGGCATGTCCGCCGCCTGGACCGCCTCCGGCGCGCCGATCACCTGGGGCGACGACGTGCTGACCGTGCTGATGGGCACGCTGCCGTCAGAAACCCTGATCCAGCGGATGACCGACGCCGACGCCATCGTGGTGATGAAGATCGGCCGCAACATCGGCAAGATCCGCCACGCCCTGCGCGAGGCGGGCAAGTACGACCGCGCCTGGCTGGTGGAATACGCAGCCCAGGAGGGCCAGACCGTCCAGCGCCTGTCAGAGGCCGAGGACCGCGTCACCCCCTATTTCTCCATCGTCCTCGTGCACGGGCAGGGGCGCCGCCCATGA
- the cobN gene encoding cobaltochelatase subunit CobN, with translation MHVIFRESHGLDESETPQDLGQSPADLVVLSFSDSDLGAFAEGWRRGGGPEGRMPTLRLANLAALRHPLSVDTYVEQTLEGAKGILIRLIGGVPYWSYGLQQVLALAQQKGIALAVLPADGREDRRLDEMSTLPVSTLRRLAHLCDAGGTVAAQAALAQLALAAGLYAGPVRGAKGLPPLGAWTPEHGVTCPVLTREPDKTPLAVVFYRSYLVSADLAPIRALYEEFAARGFAVTAFFVPSLKAPEAAGWLRRQIAALAPAAIVNATAFSGKGADGTSPLDAADVPVFQCVLATSDRKAWAEADRGVSPADLAMHVVLPEVDGTILGEPVSFKEAGARDPDLQFARAAHAAHAEGIAALADRVVARLSLARRTPAERRPALILSTYPGKDWNIGHAVGLDALASARAILDDLRDAGHDVTGAPADLPAALLARTESWPLAEYETALARLPATLRDDLHTAWGAPDTDTLVRDGAFRFAALRCGRATVALQPERGTPETRDDDYHDLSRTPCHGYVAFYLWLQQQSDALIHIGAHGTLEWLPGKSVALSAACWPKALTGTLPVIYPFIVNDPGEAAQAKRRLGALTLGHVPPPLRESGTPDRLARLEALLDEFSNADGLDPRRRDRLQSDIRDEAQALGVEDDLGLDRASSTAEAITRIDRFVCDVKESQFGEGLHIWGRRDPTAQDLPHDLTGSPASERRAIPAALDGRRIAPGPSGSPYRGRRDVLPTGRNLFTTDPRAVPTRAAHAQGVKLAEELVRRHLQDEGDWPRGLIVDLWGSATMRTAGEEFAMALHLLGVKPVWDKGSERVSGIEVLPIAELDRPRIDVTLRVSGLFRDVFPTLSALFSQAVRALAQRDEAPDWNPFAGRADLARVYGPAPGSFGLNMGATLEDYSDAGRRAAGEAWLAASAFALDGDAATRDAQGLAARVAAADSFVHLHDLPETDLLLAMDFAGHEGGFAAAQQVTGGNAALWHLDNTDPARPRARTLTEEIARVVRARAANPAWTRGMMPHGFRGAAEIAATLEHMAAFAHLARAVPDHLFDLYHDATLGDPETDAFLREANPQAHAAMQARFAELHRAGLWTSRRNSILADMATGIERAAE, from the coding sequence ATGCACGTCATCTTCCGCGAAAGCCACGGCCTCGACGAGAGCGAGACGCCGCAGGACCTGGGCCAGAGCCCGGCGGACCTCGTCGTCCTGTCGTTCTCCGACAGCGACCTCGGCGCCTTCGCCGAAGGCTGGCGGCGCGGCGGCGGACCGGAGGGGCGGATGCCCACGCTCCGCCTCGCCAACCTTGCAGCCCTCAGGCATCCGCTGTCGGTCGACACCTATGTCGAGCAGACGCTGGAGGGCGCGAAGGGCATCCTGATCCGGCTGATCGGCGGCGTGCCCTACTGGTCCTACGGCTTGCAGCAGGTCTTGGCGCTGGCGCAGCAGAAGGGCATCGCGCTGGCCGTGTTGCCCGCCGACGGGCGCGAGGACAGGCGGCTCGACGAGATGTCGACGCTGCCGGTGTCCACGCTGCGGCGGCTGGCGCATCTCTGCGACGCGGGGGGCACCGTGGCGGCGCAGGCCGCGCTGGCGCAACTGGCGCTGGCGGCGGGCCTCTATGCCGGGCCGGTGCGCGGCGCCAAGGGGCTGCCGCCGCTGGGCGCCTGGACGCCCGAACACGGCGTGACCTGCCCGGTGCTGACGCGGGAGCCGGACAAGACGCCGCTGGCGGTGGTCTTCTACCGCTCCTACCTCGTCTCCGCCGACCTCGCACCGATCCGAGCGCTTTACGAGGAGTTCGCCGCACGCGGCTTTGCCGTCACCGCCTTCTTCGTCCCCTCGCTGAAGGCGCCGGAGGCGGCGGGCTGGCTGCGCCGCCAGATCGCGGCGCTGGCCCCGGCGGCCATCGTCAACGCCACCGCCTTCTCCGGCAAGGGCGCGGACGGCACCTCGCCGCTCGATGCCGCCGACGTGCCGGTCTTCCAGTGCGTGCTGGCCACCTCCGACCGCAAGGCCTGGGCAGAGGCCGACCGCGGCGTCTCGCCCGCCGATCTCGCCATGCACGTGGTCCTGCCGGAGGTCGACGGCACCATCCTGGGCGAACCCGTCTCCTTCAAGGAAGCCGGCGCGCGCGACCCCGACCTGCAGTTCGCCCGCGCCGCCCATGCCGCCCATGCCGAAGGCATCGCGGCCCTCGCCGACCGGGTGGTGGCGCGCCTGTCCCTGGCCCGCCGTACCCCGGCCGAGCGCCGTCCCGCGCTGATCCTCTCGACCTACCCGGGCAAGGACTGGAACATCGGCCACGCCGTGGGCCTCGATGCGCTGGCCTCCGCCCGCGCGATCCTCGACGACCTGCGCGACGCGGGCCACGACGTGACGGGCGCCCCCGCCGACCTGCCCGCAGCCCTTCTGGCCCGTACCGAAAGCTGGCCGCTGGCGGAGTACGAAACGGCCCTCGCCAGACTGCCCGCCACCCTGCGCGACGACCTCCATACCGCATGGGGCGCCCCCGACACCGACACGCTGGTCCGGGACGGCGCCTTCCGCTTCGCCGCCCTCCGCTGCGGCCGCGCGACCGTGGCGCTCCAGCCCGAACGCGGCACGCCGGAAACCCGCGACGACGACTATCACGACCTCTCGCGCACGCCCTGTCACGGCTACGTCGCCTTCTACCTCTGGCTGCAACAGCAGTCCGACGCGCTGATCCACATCGGCGCCCACGGCACGCTGGAATGGCTGCCGGGCAAGTCGGTGGCGCTCTCTGCCGCCTGCTGGCCCAAGGCGCTGACCGGCACACTGCCGGTGATCTACCCCTTCATCGTCAACGACCCCGGCGAGGCCGCGCAGGCCAAGCGGCGCCTCGGTGCGCTCACCCTCGGCCACGTCCCCCCGCCGCTGCGCGAAAGCGGCACGCCTGACCGGCTCGCCCGGCTCGAGGCGCTGCTGGACGAATTCTCCAACGCCGACGGTCTCGACCCGCGCCGCCGCGACCGGCTGCAATCCGACATCCGCGACGAGGCACAGGCGCTGGGGGTGGAGGACGACCTCGGCCTCGACCGCGCAAGCTCCACCGCCGAGGCGATCACCCGCATCGACCGCTTCGTCTGCGACGTGAAGGAAAGCCAGTTCGGCGAGGGCCTGCACATCTGGGGGCGCAGGGATCCTACGGCGCAAGACCTCCCACACGACCTCACCGGCTCGCCCGCATCCGAACGCCGCGCCATCCCCGCCGCGCTCGACGGCCGCCGCATCGCGCCGGGGCCCTCCGGCTCGCCCTACCGGGGCCGCCGCGACGTGCTGCCCACGGGCCGCAACCTCTTCACCACCGACCCCCGCGCCGTGCCGACCCGCGCCGCCCACGCGCAGGGCGTGAAACTGGCGGAGGAGCTGGTGCGCCGCCACCTGCAGGACGAAGGCGACTGGCCGCGCGGCCTGATCGTCGACCTCTGGGGCTCCGCCACCATGCGCACCGCCGGCGAGGAATTCGCCATGGCGCTGCACCTCCTCGGCGTGAAGCCGGTCTGGGACAAGGGCTCCGAACGTGTTTCCGGGATAGAGGTGCTGCCCATCGCGGAACTCGACCGCCCGCGCATCGACGTCACCCTCCGCGTCTCCGGCCTCTTCCGCGACGTCTTCCCGACGCTCTCCGCGCTCTTCTCACAGGCCGTGCGCGCGCTGGCGCAGCGCGACGAGGCGCCCGACTGGAACCCCTTCGCCGGGCGCGCCGACCTCGCCCGCGTCTATGGCCCCGCGCCGGGCAGCTTCGGCCTGAACATGGGCGCCACGCTCGAGGACTACAGCGACGCGGGCCGCCGCGCCGCGGGGGAGGCCTGGCTTGCCGCCTCGGCCTTCGCGCTGGACGGCGACGCCGCCACCCGCGATGCGCAGGGCCTCGCCGCCCGCGTCGCCGCCGCCGACAGCTTCGTGCACCTGCACGACCTGCCGGAAACCGACCTGCTCCTGGCCATGGACTTCGCCGGGCACGAGGGCGGCTTTGCCGCCGCCCAGCAGGTCACCGGAGGCAATGCCGCGCTCTGGCATCTCGACAACACCGACCCCGCCCGCCCGCGCGCCCGCACCCTGACCGAGGAGATCGCCCGCGTCGTGCGCGCCCGCGCCGCCAACCCCGCATGGACCCGGGGCATGATGCCCCACGGCTTCCGCGGTGCTGCGGAAATCGCCGCCACGCTCGAACACATGGCGGCCTTCGCGCACCTGGCCCGGGCGGTCCCCGACCACCTCTTCGACCTCTACCACGACGCCACCCTCGGCGATCCGGAGACCGACGCCTTCCTGCGCGAGGCCAATCCGCAGGCCCATGCGGCGATGCAGGCGCGTTTCGCGGAACTGCACCGTGCGGGCCTCTGGACCAGCCGCCGCAACTCCATCCTCGCCGACATGGCAACCGGCATCGAAAGGGCGGCGGAATGA
- the cobW gene encoding cobalamin biosynthesis protein CobW has protein sequence MTDLAKLPVTVITGFLGSGKTTLVRHLMQNPGGRRLAVVVNEFGDVGVDGEILKSCAIPDCPAENIMELANGCICCTVADDFIPTIEALMALDPRPDHILIETSGLALPKPLLKAFDWPDIRSKITVDGVIALADAEAVAAGRFAPDVARVDAQRLADDSIDHETPLSEVFEDQISCADIILLTKPDLAGPEGVAKAKAIIAAEAPRPLPVVEVAEGVVDPRVILGLEAAAEDDMDARPSHHDDHDDHEHDDFESIVVELPEQDTPAQLVVAIERLAKEQNILRVKGYAAVKGKPMRLLVQAVGARVRHQYDRPWKPDEARVSRVVVIAEHDDIRPDAIRSVLGATPVAAE, from the coding sequence ATGACCGATCTAGCCAAACTCCCCGTCACCGTGATCACCGGCTTCCTCGGCTCCGGCAAGACCACGCTGGTGCGTCACCTGATGCAGAACCCCGGCGGCCGTCGCCTGGCCGTGGTGGTCAACGAATTCGGCGACGTGGGCGTCGACGGAGAGATCCTGAAGTCGTGCGCCATCCCCGACTGCCCTGCCGAGAACATCATGGAACTGGCCAACGGCTGCATCTGCTGCACCGTGGCCGATGACTTCATCCCGACCATCGAGGCGCTGATGGCGCTCGATCCGCGCCCCGACCACATCCTGATCGAGACCTCGGGCCTCGCCCTGCCGAAGCCGCTGCTGAAGGCCTTCGACTGGCCGGACATCCGTTCGAAGATCACCGTCGACGGCGTGATCGCCCTGGCCGACGCAGAGGCGGTGGCGGCAGGCCGCTTCGCCCCCGACGTGGCGCGCGTCGACGCGCAGCGTCTGGCCGACGACAGCATCGACCACGAAACGCCGCTGAGCGAGGTCTTCGAGGATCAGATCTCCTGCGCCGACATCATCCTCCTGACCAAGCCCGACCTCGCCGGTCCCGAAGGCGTGGCGAAGGCCAAGGCGATCATCGCCGCCGAGGCGCCGCGCCCGCTGCCGGTGGTCGAGGTCGCCGAGGGCGTGGTGGACCCGCGCGTGATCCTCGGGCTCGAGGCCGCGGCCGAGGACGACATGGACGCACGCCCCTCGCATCACGACGATCATGACGACCACGAACACGACGACTTCGAATCGATCGTGGTGGAACTGCCGGAACAGGACACCCCGGCGCAGCTCGTCGTCGCCATCGAACGGCTCGCGAAGGAACAGAACATCCTGCGGGTGAAGGGCTACGCCGCCGTGAAGGGCAAGCCCATGCGGCTTCTGGTGCAGGCGGTGGGGGCGCGCGTGCGTCACCAGTACGACCGCCCGTGGAAGCCGGACGAGGCGCGCGTCAGCCGTGTCGTGGTCATCGCGGAACACGACGACATCCGTCCCGACGCCATCCGGTCGGTCCTCGGCGCCACGCCGGTCGCCGCAGAGTGA
- a CDS encoding precorrin-8X methylmutase, with product MTYQYETDGAAIYRQSFATIRAEADLAAFGPDEEQIAVRMIHAAGMVGLERHIRFSPGFAAAARTALENGAPILCDARMVSEGITRKRLPADNAIVCTLHDPDVPALAASMSNTRSAAALELWRPHLGGALVAIGNAPTALFHLLNMLEDPDCPRPAAIVGCPVGFVGAVESKDALWADQPVPCCIVEGRLGGSAITVAAVNAIASRAE from the coding sequence ATGACCTACCAGTACGAAACCGACGGGGCTGCGATCTACCGGCAGTCCTTCGCCACCATCCGGGCCGAGGCCGACCTCGCCGCCTTCGGTCCCGACGAGGAACAGATCGCCGTCCGCATGATCCACGCCGCCGGCATGGTGGGTCTGGAACGGCACATCCGCTTCTCCCCCGGTTTCGCCGCTGCCGCCCGCACGGCGCTGGAAAACGGCGCGCCGATCCTCTGCGACGCGCGCATGGTCTCCGAGGGCATCACCCGCAAGCGCCTGCCCGCCGACAACGCCATCGTCTGCACCCTGCACGACCCGGACGTGCCGGCGCTGGCGGCCAGCATGTCCAACACCCGCTCGGCGGCGGCGCTGGAGCTCTGGCGCCCGCACCTCGGCGGCGCGCTGGTGGCCATCGGCAACGCGCCCACCGCGCTCTTCCACCTCCTGAACATGCTCGAGGACCCGGACTGCCCGCGCCCCGCCGCCATCGTCGGCTGCCCCGTGGGTTTCGTCGGCGCGGTGGAATCGAAGGACGCGCTCTGGGCCGACCAGCCCGTGCCCTGCTGCATCGTCGAAGGACGCCTCGGCGGCAGCGCGATCACCGTCGCCGCCGTCAACGCCATCGCGAGCCGCGCCGAATGA